One region of Culex pipiens pallens isolate TS chromosome 2, TS_CPP_V2, whole genome shotgun sequence genomic DNA includes:
- the LOC120428590 gene encoding mucin-5AC-like: MWSTAILLAAFALLTSAQNDFDAILGCKQYTITGPSYKNPNPYFALDEFQNVLDVEVAGLKIRTIRLGVMGSNDGVIRLAPVEEPYQNTMMDEIVISGWKNTRNAVRQYVRSSPSKYSKNVILVNQLSGGILSPNKPYVFTLSIVNDHLVTLSNDGEVLPFLQYTDTGVLPKYIGFSNWNSPVSVFYDCPPPTLPTPPTTQSPATTTAAPILTSSTAPETSATATPVLTTTEAAVSTTPVDPVSTTPVAPVESSTSAPVSTTTETPASTTIAAPVSSSTEASAPTTTAAPITTPSAEPEQTPDPENGGQE, from the exons ATGTGGTCCACAGCAATTCTTCTAGCCGCTTTCGCTCTGCTGACGAGCGCTCAGAACGACTTTGATG CGATCTTGGGATGCAAGCAGTACACCATCACTGGACCATCGTACAAGAATCCGAATCCGTATTTCGCACTGGATGAATTCCAGAACGTCTTGGACGTTGAGGTAGCTGGACTGAAGATCCGTACGATTCGTTTGGGTGTCATGGGAAGTAACGATGGTGTGATCAGGCTTGCCCCGGTTGAAGAACCCTATCAGAACACTATGATGGATGAGATCG TTATTTCCGGATGGAAAAACACTCGAAACGCCGTTCGACAGTACGTTCGATCCAGTCCGAGTAAATATAGTAAAAATGTGATCCTAGTAAATCAACTTAGTGGTGGAATTCTTTCGCCCAATAAGCCATACGTGTTCACCCTTTCAATCGTGAATGACCATTTGGTGACATTAAGCAATGATGGAGAGGTTCTACCATTCTTGCAGTACACCGATACAGGAGTTCTACCAAAGTACATCGGATTTAGCAACTGGAATTCCCCCGTTTCCGTGTTCTACGATTGTCCTCCTCCGACACTACCGACTCCACCAACAACGCAGTCTCCAGCAACCACTACAGCGGCACCGATTCTAACTTCTTCAACAGCCCCTGAAACATCCGCTACAGCTACGCCGGTTCTTACTACTACGGAAGCTGCTGTTTCAACCACACCGGTGGATCCAGTTTCAACCACTCCAGTGGCTCCAGTTGAATCTTCTACATCGGCACCGGTTTCAACCACTACAGAAACTCCCGCTTCAACCACCATAGCGGCACCAGTTTCATCCAGTACAGAAGCTTCCGCTCCCACCACCACTGCCGCACCGATTACAACTCCATCAGCAGAGCCTGAACAGACTCCAGATCCAGAAAACGGAGGGCAAGAATAA